The Phaeodactylum tricornutum CCAP 1055/1 chromosome 8, whole genome shotgun sequence DNA segment GGACAGATGCAAGAAGCTGGCACCTGATGTTGATGGTAGTCGGTATAATTGCCGTGACGATGGCATTTTTTGCATTATGTGATTGTCGAGCGAAAAAGAGTTTGGGGGTTGGGGACTTAGATAAGAGCGATACTTTGATCGAGAAAGAATTGTTGTGCAATACCTATGCAAGCAGGTCGGAAGGTGAATCGTACGGATCGATAGAGGCAATAGCCCTGACGACGGATTAGACTATGTGACCGTATTGTCCCGGTTATGCTACACCTGTTTCGAAGATTTTGACACAAAtgtgctcacagtcaacagaaATTGGTATGCTACGTGTACTCTTTCGATAAAGAGAAGGAGTGTTTTTATGCTTTACAGTACTGATTGACGACAGTGAAAGGCGTTCGCGATCTTTGCCTCTCAACTAAAATAGGTTCCCGCCACTAGCGATCCAAAGACTAAAGCTCCGACAGCACTATTACTTCGAAATCGTGTCATAACGTTGTGTGGCTCGTTAAAGTCCGCCGACTGAACTTGCCACGCCAAATGACCATACGCGGCTGTAATACCTGCATAGTATACGGCCGCCAGTTCGGCTTGGTGTCCTACCAGCATCCATTGCAGGTACGTCGCCATGGCCAAACCGTGTAGAATCCTTCTCTGCTGATTGTCCTCGCCAAAAGTCAGCGCAGTTGATTGTAAGCCAAGTTGTCGATCTTCGACTTTGTCTTGGTGAGCATAAATGGTATCGTACACCAGCGTCCAAGTGATACCAGACATGTAGAGTGGTCCCACAACGGCAAAATCCATCGACCCGTGCGTAGCTGCCCATCCCATCCAGGCACCCCAATTGAAGGTCAGTCCTAGCACGAGTTGCGGATACGGAAAGAATCGTTTCATGGCGGGATACGCCACAACAAGCGGAAGCGAAGCCGCACCCCAATAAAAGCAGTACATGGTGTGCGGTAGACTCAGCAAGACGGCCAGTCCCGTAGTCAATTGTGCTGCTAGAAATGCCCAGGCTTGGGACTGTGTAACGGCTCCACTGGCCAGAGGGCGAGAGGAGGTCCTAGAAACTTGCCGATCGACATCGGCATCCCAAATATCGTTAATAGTACAACCAGCACCCCGCATGACAACGGCTCCTACACCAAATAAGGCTAGCAAA contains these protein-coding regions:
- a CDS encoding predicted protein, encoding TWIDTYLPSTWKPYARLARMDKPIGTWLLLWPCYWSTALATSPGVGSLPDPSLLALFGVGAVVMRGAGCTINDIWDADVDRQVSRTSSRPLASGAVTQSQAWAFLAAQLTTGLAVLLSLPHTMYCFYWGAASLPLVVAYPAMKRFFPYPQLVLGLTFNWGAWMGWAATHGSMDFAVVGPLYMSGITWTLVYDTIYAHQDKVEDRQLGLQSTALTFGEDNQQRRILHGLAMATYLQWMLVGHQAELAAVYYAGITAAYGHLAWQVQSADFNEPHNVMTRFRSNSAVGALVFGSLVAGTYFS